The Candidatus Cloacimonas sp. sequence AGTGATGCGATCATTTTTCACTTCCAGATTGATTTCTCCCAAATAATTTAAATAAGCGCCTGTGGAGGCAAGATAAATTCCATTCACTTTACACGGCTCGGAAATAACTGTGTGAGAATGACCTCCAATAATTAAATCCACGCGGTCATCCAATTCCGTTGCCAAAAGCGAATCTGCCGCAAAACCGTTATGCGTAAGTAAAATAAGCAAATCACTTTGTTTATCTACTGCTTCAATATATTTATCTATTGCCTCTTTATAAGGCAGAATGGTTAATCCGGTTACATTTTCTCTTTTCACTTTTTCCGGCAGTTCGGTTAAAGTTAAGCCCAAAACACCTACTTTTAGCGAATCCAGCTGGAATATTTTATAGGGCATTTCTCCCAAGGGTTTATTATCCTCATCCAAAATATTAGTGCTGATAAAAGGATAATTTGCCAGTTCTCTTAATGTGATTGTATTTGCCAAGGAATAATCAAATTCGTGATTTCCGTAAGTCGCACAATCCAAATTGAGCAAGTTGAAGACCTCTATAACCGCTCCCCCGATGGCATTATTATATTTCTGCGAGGCAAATATGCTGCCGGTTTGTTGATCTCCGGCATCCAAATATAAAGACCTAACTGCCTTTCCCCTTTCTAAATTCAGATAGTATTCCAAAGTGGAATAACCACCGATTTTGCCGTATTTTGTTGGTTGGGGAAGATAGGTTCCGTGCGTGTCGTTAGTGTGAAAAATAGTTATCGGAACCGCATTGGCAAATAAGGCAGTAGCTATGAAAACCCAAAAAAGCAGGTATCGCTTGTATCCATTCATTATCTTCTCCATTGATGATTTAATAGGTAAAATTAAAATGTATCGTTATGAAAGCAGTTTTTCTACCGTTGCCAAATCGGCGGGAGTATCAATTCCGATGCCTTGATAATTCGTTTCCACCATTTTTATCGAAATCCCATTTTCCAGAGCTCTAAGCTGTTCCAAATTTTCAATTTTTTCCAATTCTCCTTGCTTTAGAGCTACAAATTTCTGCAAGCAATCCGGAAGATAAGCATAAACTCCGATATGACGATAGTATGTTACATCAGAGAGGTTATCCCGATTAAAAGGAATAGCTGAACGAGAAAAATAGAGGGCATTATTTTGTCTGTCGGTTACCACTTTCACAATATTGGGGTTATTAAGCAGTTCAGAATCTGTAAAAGTAGTAATCAAGCTTGCCATTTGCACTTGGCTATCCTCAAAAACAGCAATCAGCTTTTGCAAGGGTTCTTTTTCAATTAAGGGTTCATCCCCTTGAACATTTATAACCAATTCTGCCTCCGGAAAATATTGTAATGCTTCCGCAATCCGATCGGAACCGCTAAGATGATTTTCCTTAGTTAAAACAGCCCTCCCTCCGCAAGATTGAACTGCCTCCAAAATGGTTAAATTGTCTGTAGCTACGCAAACGGAAGTAAATAAACCCGTATTTTGCACGCGTTCATAAACATACTGGATAAGCGGTTTTCCTTTCAACCTCGCCAAGGGCTTCCCCGGAAAACGGGTTGAGGCATAACGAGCTGGAATAATGGCAATTACATTCATTTTGCTTCCTGTCGGGCATTTTTTTTCAGCCAAATCATCAAGGCAACGCTATCACTGTAATTAATTCCCGGAATGCGCATTGCCTGGCCTATATTTTGGGGTCGGATTTTACTTAATTTTTCGCGGGCTTCGTAGGCAAGGGAAGGAACACTATAATAATCCATTTCTGCAGGGATGGCAATGGATTCGGCTGTTTTAAACCGCTTAATTTCTTCTTCCATCCGATTTAAATAGCCGGCATATTTAATTTCCAGTTCCAGGCGATTTTGGATATCGGCATTTACATCTTCAGGTATATGATAACCGAATTGAGGAAGATCGGCAAAAGAAATTTCGGGTCGTTTTAACAATTGCGCATAGCGAATCGGTTCTTTTATGTCACCTTTGGACAGGCAGTTATGCTGTTGCAAATATATTAGTTCCCGCTGTAAAATTTCCTTCATCTTGACAAA is a genomic window containing:
- the kdsB gene encoding 3-deoxy-manno-octulosonate cytidylyltransferase — encoded protein: MNVIAIIPARYASTRFPGKPLARLKGKPLIQYVYERVQNTGLFTSVCVATDNLTILEAVQSCGGRAVLTKENHLSGSDRIAEALQYFPEAELVINVQGDEPLIEKEPLQKLIAVFEDSQVQMASLITTFTDSELLNNPNIVKVVTDRQNNALYFSRSAIPFNRDNLSDVTYYRHIGVYAYLPDCLQKFVALKQGELEKIENLEQLRALENGISIKMVETNYQGIGIDTPADLATVEKLLS
- a CDS encoding bifunctional UDP-sugar hydrolase/5'-nucleotidase yields the protein MNGYKRYLLFWVFIATALFANAVPITIFHTNDTHGTYLPQPTKYGKIGGYSTLEYYLNLERGKAVRSLYLDAGDQQTGSIFASQKYNNAIGGAVIEVFNLLNLDCATYGNHEFDYSLANTITLRELANYPFISTNILDEDNKPLGEMPYKIFQLDSLKVGVLGLTLTELPEKVKRENVTGLTILPYKEAIDKYIEAVDKQSDLLILLTHNGFAADSLLATELDDRVDLIIGGHSHTVISEPCKVNGIYLASTGAYLNYLGEINLEVKNDRITSYASQLIPLFAPENLPETSLNQFVNTMAANLNKELGEVIATIPEDWVPDKFKETTVSRWAAEALKNEYYDVYKPDLAIINNGGIRKVIPAGPVTLKDMYELFPFNNYIVLFSCYGKDLLAMETLNEEIAINKPYDILQTSSTQWKKKKRFFGLLKSQEHYYINGKQVDPDKIYRVVSFDYVLGQWDKYLGFKPFAVQETGDLFTEAMIRQIKKQFSLR